The Corallococcus soli genome has a window encoding:
- a CDS encoding DUF1844 domain-containing protein — protein sequence MSPSEKRGETFVMTGEASPASEESLSFSTFVVGLGSAVLIHLGGAPNPDTGRVERDLPSARQNLDLLAMLREKTRGNLTADEEKLVDGLLSDLRLRYVEASRK from the coding sequence ATGAGCCCTTCGGAGAAGCGGGGTGAGACCTTCGTGATGACGGGGGAAGCGAGCCCCGCCTCCGAGGAGTCCCTGTCGTTCAGCACCTTCGTCGTCGGGCTGGGTTCCGCCGTCCTCATCCACCTGGGCGGCGCGCCGAACCCGGACACGGGCCGCGTGGAGAGGGACCTGCCGTCGGCCCGGCAGAACCTGGACCTGTTGGCGATGCTCCGCGAGAAGACGCGCGGCAACCTCACCGCCGACGAGGAGAAGCTGGTGGACGGCCTCCTGTCCGACCTGCGCCTGCGCTACGTGGAGGCCAGCCGGAAGTGA
- a CDS encoding gamma-glutamyl-gamma-aminobutyrate hydrolase family protein: MNHPPPRHHGTTPRRPNIGLSPDWAQPADSAFPRYELKVPYAEAVLRAGGLPFVLPYTDDASCVDAYLERVSGIVVTGGAFDIPPSAYGEEVREGMGPLKEGRTAFEAQLIRGALKRNLPVLGVCGGMQLLCVVLGGTLFQDILREVPGARDHEQKHDRTQPQHPVEVKNGTLLAEAVGHGQLMVNSTHHQAVNKPGTDVVVSAVSPEGVVEAIESTAHTFALGVQWHPELMLSTIPVHLGVYKSLVQKAREHRR, translated from the coding sequence ATGAACCATCCGCCTCCGCGTCACCACGGGACGACCCCGCGCCGTCCCAACATCGGCCTCAGCCCTGACTGGGCCCAGCCGGCCGACTCCGCCTTCCCCCGCTACGAGCTGAAGGTGCCCTACGCGGAGGCGGTGCTGCGTGCGGGGGGCCTGCCCTTCGTGCTGCCCTACACGGACGACGCCTCCTGCGTGGACGCGTACCTGGAGCGCGTGTCGGGCATCGTCGTGACGGGGGGCGCGTTCGACATCCCCCCGTCCGCGTACGGCGAGGAGGTGCGCGAGGGCATGGGGCCGCTGAAGGAGGGGCGCACGGCCTTCGAGGCCCAGCTCATCCGGGGCGCGCTCAAGCGCAACCTGCCGGTGCTGGGCGTGTGCGGCGGCATGCAGCTGTTGTGCGTGGTGCTGGGCGGCACGCTGTTCCAGGACATCCTGCGGGAGGTGCCCGGCGCGCGTGACCACGAGCAGAAGCATGACCGGACCCAGCCGCAGCACCCGGTGGAGGTGAAGAACGGCACGCTGCTGGCGGAGGCGGTGGGCCACGGGCAGCTGATGGTGAACTCCACGCACCACCAGGCGGTGAACAAGCCGGGCACGGACGTGGTGGTGAGCGCGGTGTCGCCGGAGGGCGTGGTGGAGGCCATCGAGTCCACCGCGCACACCTTCGCGCTGGGCGTGCAGTGGCACCCGGAGCTGATGTTGAGCACCATCCCGGTGCACCTGGGCGTCTACAAGTCGCTGGTGCAGAAGGCGCGCGAGCACCGCCGGTGA
- a CDS encoding glutathione S-transferase N-terminal domain-containing protein: MRTLVGLTASGWTEKARWALDHHRVAYRFHDYIPLIQERWLRKQVAPGTKGSVPLLVDPPGAAVQGSFAIAKRVEELGQGAPLFPQEHLAAITRWNDTSEQVLDVARTYAMPRMLASTGAQAEALPKFVPGWLRRLSAPTARLGMRYVMSKHQVPVSTEDAIEATVVPAYERLRAALGGRPYLEGVFTYADITAAVMLVLARPVDDRHLPLGPATREVWTHAGLAARFPDLIAWRDALYDKHRRT, encoded by the coding sequence ATGCGAACCCTCGTCGGACTGACGGCCTCGGGCTGGACGGAGAAGGCCCGGTGGGCCCTGGATCACCACCGCGTCGCCTACCGCTTCCACGACTACATCCCGCTCATCCAGGAGCGCTGGCTGCGCAAGCAGGTGGCCCCTGGCACGAAGGGCTCGGTGCCGCTGCTCGTCGATCCGCCCGGCGCCGCCGTCCAGGGCTCCTTCGCCATCGCGAAGCGCGTGGAGGAACTGGGGCAGGGCGCTCCGCTCTTCCCCCAGGAGCACCTGGCGGCCATCACCCGCTGGAACGACACCAGCGAGCAGGTGCTGGACGTGGCGCGCACCTACGCGATGCCGCGCATGCTCGCGAGCACCGGGGCCCAGGCCGAAGCGCTGCCGAAGTTCGTGCCGGGCTGGCTGCGCCGGCTGTCCGCGCCCACCGCCCGCCTGGGCATGCGCTACGTCATGAGCAAGCACCAGGTGCCCGTCAGCACCGAGGACGCCATCGAGGCCACCGTCGTCCCCGCCTACGAGCGGCTGCGCGCGGCGCTGGGCGGCCGGCCCTACCTGGAGGGCGTCTTCACCTACGCGGACATCACCGCCGCGGTGATGCTCGTGCTCGCGCGCCCCGTGGACGACCGCCACCTGCCGCTGGGCCCCGCCACGCGCGAGGTGTGGACCCACGCGGGCCTCGCCGCGCGCTTCCCGGACCTCATCGCCTGGCGCGACGCGCTCTACGACAAGCACCGCCGCACCTGA
- the clpB gene encoding ATP-dependent chaperone ClpB: protein MRLDKYTVKAQEAIQEGQSLARRADNPHYEPEHLTTALLGQKDGLVEPLLRKIGVDVKLFAGRLGDALQKLPRMQGGESAMLSQRLMKTFDKAEDEAKALKDEFTSSEHLLLALTQDKGAVGEAMKSSGVTRERVQAGLKEVRGSGRVTSADAESTYQALEKYGRDLTEAARAGKLDPVIGRDEEIRRCIQVLSRRTKNNPVLIGEPGVGKTAIAEGLARRIVDGDVPEGLKNKRLITLDLGAMVAGAKYRGEFEERLKAVLKEVSDAAGEIVLFIDEMHTLVGAGKAEGAMDAGNMLKPALARGELHCIGATTLDEYRKHIEKDAALERRFQPVFVGEPSVHDTISILRGLKERYEVHHGVRIQDSALVAAATLSHRYIADRFLPDKAIDLVDEASSRLRIEIDSMPTEIDDIRRKVTQLEIEREGLRKETDPHSRERLAHIEKELANLNEKFNTLKAHWDEEKKSIAALRTLKEKQEKARNDQAAAERQGDLNRAAELKFGVIPGLEKEVAAQNAKLAELQKHQKFLKEEVDSEDIASVVAKWTGIPVSKLLEGEMQKLVHMEDRLAQRVIGQRSAIEAVSNAVRRARSGLQDPNRPIGSFIFLGPTGVGKTETAKALAEFLFDDDTAMVRIDMSEYMEKHAVSRLVGAPPGYVGYEEGGQLTEAVRRRPYTVVLFDEIEKAHHDVFNILLQILDEGRVTDSQGRTVDFRNTVLILTSNIGSQAIQDGMAGTEVLNEKTRGEVMDALRGHFRPEFLNRVDEIVIFEPLRRKDIYRIVDIQLAKLQKLLQGKRLALDLTDNARELLAERGYDPTYGARPLKRAVQKYLLDPLALKVLSGEFAPGETIQADAGPDGLTFAKVLVDNAKGVKPAAD from the coding sequence ATGCGACTCGACAAATATACGGTGAAGGCACAGGAGGCGATCCAGGAGGGTCAGTCCCTCGCCCGCCGGGCCGACAATCCCCACTACGAACCGGAGCACCTGACCACGGCGCTCCTGGGTCAGAAGGACGGCCTCGTCGAACCCCTGCTGCGCAAGATTGGCGTGGACGTGAAGCTGTTCGCCGGCCGGCTGGGTGACGCGCTGCAGAAACTGCCGCGCATGCAGGGCGGCGAGAGCGCCATGCTCAGCCAGCGCCTGATGAAGACGTTCGACAAGGCCGAGGACGAGGCCAAGGCGCTCAAGGACGAGTTCACCTCCTCCGAGCACCTGCTCCTGGCGCTCACGCAGGACAAGGGCGCGGTGGGCGAGGCGATGAAGTCCTCGGGCGTGACGCGCGAGCGCGTGCAGGCGGGCCTCAAGGAGGTGCGGGGGTCAGGCCGCGTGACGAGCGCGGACGCGGAGTCCACCTACCAGGCGCTGGAGAAGTACGGCCGCGACCTCACGGAGGCCGCGCGCGCCGGGAAGCTGGATCCCGTCATCGGCCGCGACGAGGAGATCCGCCGCTGCATCCAGGTGCTCAGCCGCCGCACCAAGAACAACCCCGTCCTCATCGGTGAGCCGGGCGTGGGCAAGACGGCCATCGCGGAGGGCCTGGCCCGCCGCATCGTGGACGGCGACGTGCCGGAGGGCCTGAAGAACAAGCGCCTCATCACCCTGGACCTGGGCGCGATGGTGGCCGGCGCGAAGTACCGCGGCGAGTTCGAGGAGCGCCTGAAGGCCGTCCTCAAGGAGGTGTCCGACGCCGCCGGGGAGATCGTCCTCTTCATCGACGAGATGCACACGCTCGTGGGCGCCGGGAAGGCCGAGGGCGCCATGGACGCGGGCAACATGCTCAAGCCCGCGCTCGCGCGCGGAGAGCTGCACTGCATTGGCGCGACGACGCTGGACGAGTACCGCAAGCACATTGAGAAGGACGCCGCGCTGGAGCGCCGCTTCCAGCCGGTGTTCGTGGGCGAGCCGTCCGTGCACGACACCATCAGCATCCTGCGCGGCCTGAAGGAGCGCTACGAGGTCCACCACGGCGTGCGCATCCAGGACAGCGCGCTCGTCGCCGCGGCCACGCTCAGCCACCGCTACATCGCGGACCGCTTCCTGCCGGACAAGGCCATCGACCTGGTGGATGAGGCCTCCAGCCGCCTGCGCATCGAAATCGACTCCATGCCCACGGAGATCGACGACATCCGCCGCAAGGTGACGCAGCTCGAAATCGAGCGCGAGGGCCTGCGCAAGGAGACGGATCCGCACTCGCGCGAGCGCCTGGCCCACATCGAGAAGGAGCTGGCGAACCTCAACGAGAAGTTCAACACGCTCAAGGCGCACTGGGACGAGGAGAAGAAGTCCATCGCCGCGCTGCGCACGCTCAAGGAGAAGCAGGAGAAGGCGCGCAACGATCAGGCCGCGGCGGAGCGTCAGGGCGACCTGAACCGCGCCGCGGAGCTGAAGTTCGGCGTCATCCCGGGCCTGGAGAAGGAGGTCGCGGCGCAGAACGCGAAGCTGGCGGAGCTGCAGAAGCACCAGAAGTTCCTCAAGGAGGAAGTGGACTCCGAGGACATCGCCTCCGTGGTGGCCAAGTGGACGGGCATCCCCGTCTCCAAGCTGCTGGAAGGCGAGATGCAGAAGCTGGTGCACATGGAGGACCGGCTCGCGCAGCGCGTGATTGGCCAGCGCAGCGCCATTGAGGCCGTCTCCAACGCCGTGCGCCGCGCGCGCAGCGGGTTGCAGGATCCAAACCGGCCCATCGGCTCGTTCATCTTCCTGGGCCCCACGGGCGTGGGCAAGACGGAGACGGCGAAGGCGCTGGCGGAGTTCCTCTTCGACGACGACACGGCGATGGTCCGCATCGACATGTCCGAGTACATGGAGAAGCACGCGGTGTCGCGGCTCGTCGGCGCGCCCCCGGGCTACGTGGGCTACGAGGAGGGCGGCCAGCTCACGGAGGCCGTGCGCCGCAGGCCGTACACGGTGGTGCTCTTCGACGAAATCGAGAAGGCGCACCACGACGTGTTCAACATCCTGCTCCAGATCCTGGATGAGGGCCGGGTGACGGACAGCCAGGGCCGCACGGTGGACTTCCGCAACACGGTGCTCATCCTCACGTCGAACATCGGCTCGCAGGCCATCCAGGACGGCATGGCGGGCACGGAGGTGCTCAACGAGAAGACGCGCGGCGAGGTGATGGACGCGCTGCGCGGGCACTTCCGTCCGGAGTTCCTCAACCGCGTGGACGAGATCGTCATCTTCGAACCGCTGCGGCGCAAGGACATCTACCGCATCGTCGACATCCAGTTGGCGAAGCTCCAGAAGCTGCTCCAGGGCAAGCGCCTGGCGTTGGACCTCACGGACAACGCGCGGGAGCTCCTGGCCGAGCGCGGGTACGACCCGACGTACGGCGCCCGGCCGCTGAAGCGGGCCGTGCAGAAGTACCTGTTGGATCCGCTCGCGCTCAAGGTCCTGAGCGGCGAGTTCGCACCGGGAGAGACCATCCAGGCGGATGCGGGCCCCGACGGGCTCACCTTCGCCAAGGTGCTGGTGGACAACGCCAAGGGCGTGAAGCCCGCGGCGGACTGA
- a CDS encoding serine/threonine-protein kinase, producing the protein MSESASHLEEVELLDLADGIPSPALRSRAEAHLDACPSCRDALAEFLRVRAAPAPDVHAARTVLLVSESPGARLSASGMPLIAQGTLLGRYVVLERLGVGGMGVVHAAYDPSLDRRIGLKLLRTLPEAGGAGGMTERLLREAQAAARTRHPHVVTVHDVGTFGSVVFIAMELVEGGTLRQHLRASGRPWRDVVRLYLQAGRGLAAAHAAGVVHRDFKPDNVLVDKEGRARVTDFGLARVESATATPAPSGDTPRIGAGTGDIASPSLPAVATTVAGTPGYIAPEVLAGAPADARSDQYAFCVSLYEGLHGQKPPSPEQGGLANRGAVPRAVHALLVRGLSPEPGARHPSMPALLDALERAAFPAFSKKVAVAGVGAGLLAVAATVFVVMGTPTCAEELPRLVGVWDADRKAALLKAFQATGAPGAVAAHEAASRALDAYAASWHDSRRQACEATRGRGNQSEAVMDLRMNCLERRRRELGALTDVLLTANRDGVASAPETAQALSPLSRCADVEALSQPVPPPERPEVAARMKAAYAKLDEARARLRADRWQEAVDRVGPVVTEAEALGYKPLLGEALLVEGEARAMLRDEAATATLRRAMLASLAGRDDLHATEAVVQQVYVDAEVAQRPEQAKLHAEQAQALLERAGGNAELEARLLESQASSLVQQARAAEALPLLQRSQSLQERLYGKDSPRLARGLLLLSSALRKMGRSEEALVHNQRTQALLEAAYGPDHPKVAMVLNNRGSTLMELRRYTEARDCFQQGLARYERMFGPGQPVRYVLGLRANLGAVVFTLGLYAEAERQLREALTLSQAQFPPGSTYRVRTGNNLALAIINQGRMAEALTLLDALEAEREAATLDGRKDPIFAQPPLNATEVHLRMGRPDLAVASAKRAVAILRDMGAEADLGYALRNLASTLARAGQLSEGWRAAQEALALHQKLAGATAPPYPELGQTLGELALERGDADGACGWLGEALAQWEKTEAPPLELAVIRFTLALALRKAHREPERARALVTAARDAVLPTPEPRVLRLSELEAFLRER; encoded by the coding sequence ATGTCCGAGTCCGCGTCCCACCTGGAGGAGGTCGAGCTGCTCGACCTCGCGGACGGCATCCCCTCACCGGCCCTGCGCTCGCGCGCGGAAGCGCACCTGGACGCGTGCCCGTCCTGCCGGGACGCCCTGGCGGAGTTCCTGCGCGTGCGTGCCGCGCCCGCGCCCGACGTGCACGCTGCGCGCACGGTGCTGCTCGTGTCGGAGTCTCCGGGCGCGCGCCTGTCCGCCTCGGGAATGCCGCTCATCGCGCAGGGCACACTGCTGGGCCGCTACGTGGTGCTGGAGCGGCTGGGCGTGGGGGGGATGGGCGTCGTCCACGCGGCCTATGACCCGAGCCTCGACCGTCGCATCGGCCTGAAGCTCTTGCGCACGCTGCCCGAGGCGGGCGGCGCGGGGGGCATGACGGAGCGGCTGCTGCGCGAGGCCCAGGCCGCCGCGCGCACGCGCCACCCGCACGTCGTCACCGTGCACGACGTGGGCACGTTCGGCAGCGTGGTCTTCATCGCGATGGAGCTGGTGGAGGGCGGCACGCTGCGCCAGCACCTGCGGGCCTCCGGGCGCCCGTGGCGCGACGTGGTGCGGCTGTACCTCCAGGCGGGCAGGGGGCTCGCTGCGGCGCACGCGGCGGGCGTCGTGCACCGGGACTTCAAGCCGGACAACGTGCTCGTGGACAAGGAGGGGCGCGCCCGGGTGACGGACTTCGGGCTGGCGCGCGTGGAGTCCGCGACCGCCACGCCAGCGCCTTCAGGAGACACGCCCCGCATCGGCGCGGGCACGGGTGACATCGCGTCCCCGAGCCTTCCGGCGGTGGCCACCACCGTCGCGGGCACGCCCGGCTACATCGCTCCGGAGGTGCTCGCGGGAGCCCCCGCGGACGCGCGCTCGGATCAATACGCCTTCTGCGTGTCGCTGTACGAAGGGCTGCACGGCCAGAAGCCGCCGTCCCCGGAGCAGGGCGGCCTGGCGAACCGGGGCGCCGTGCCCCGCGCCGTGCACGCGCTGCTCGTGCGGGGCCTGTCCCCGGAGCCGGGCGCGCGGCACCCCTCCATGCCGGCCCTGCTCGACGCGCTGGAGCGCGCCGCCTTCCCCGCGTTCAGCAAGAAGGTGGCGGTCGCCGGGGTGGGCGCGGGCCTGCTCGCCGTCGCGGCCACCGTGTTCGTGGTGATGGGCACGCCGACCTGCGCGGAGGAGCTGCCGCGGCTCGTGGGCGTCTGGGACGCGGACAGGAAGGCCGCGCTGCTCAAGGCCTTCCAGGCCACGGGAGCGCCGGGCGCGGTGGCCGCGCACGAGGCCGCCTCACGCGCGCTGGATGCGTATGCCGCGTCCTGGCACGACAGCCGCCGTCAGGCCTGCGAGGCCACGCGGGGACGTGGCAACCAGTCCGAGGCGGTGATGGACCTGCGGATGAACTGCCTGGAGCGCCGGCGCCGCGAGCTGGGGGCGCTCACGGACGTGCTGCTCACCGCGAACCGGGACGGCGTCGCGAGCGCCCCGGAGACGGCGCAGGCCCTGAGCCCCCTGTCCCGCTGCGCGGACGTGGAGGCGCTCTCGCAGCCGGTGCCCCCGCCGGAGCGCCCTGAAGTCGCGGCGCGCATGAAGGCCGCCTACGCGAAGCTCGACGAGGCGCGCGCCCGCCTGCGCGCGGACCGGTGGCAGGAGGCCGTGGACCGCGTGGGCCCCGTCGTCACCGAGGCGGAGGCGCTCGGCTACAAGCCGCTCCTGGGCGAGGCCCTGCTCGTCGAAGGCGAGGCGCGCGCCATGCTGCGCGACGAGGCGGCCACCGCGACGCTGCGCCGCGCGATGCTGGCGTCGCTCGCGGGCCGCGACGACCTGCACGCCACCGAGGCCGTGGTGCAGCAGGTCTACGTTGACGCTGAGGTCGCCCAGCGTCCGGAGCAGGCGAAGCTCCACGCCGAGCAGGCCCAGGCCCTGCTGGAGCGCGCGGGAGGCAACGCGGAGCTGGAGGCGCGGCTGCTGGAGTCCCAGGCCAGCTCGCTCGTGCAGCAGGCCCGCGCCGCCGAGGCGTTGCCCCTCCTCCAGCGGTCCCAGTCCCTCCAGGAGCGGCTGTACGGCAAGGACTCCCCGCGGCTGGCCCGGGGGCTGCTGCTGCTGTCGTCGGCCCTGCGGAAGATGGGGCGGAGCGAAGAGGCGCTCGTGCACAACCAGCGCACGCAGGCCCTGCTCGAAGCGGCCTATGGCCCGGACCATCCCAAGGTGGCGATGGTGCTCAACAACCGGGGCAGTACGCTGATGGAGCTGCGCCGCTACACGGAGGCGCGCGACTGCTTCCAGCAGGGCCTCGCCCGCTACGAGCGCATGTTCGGCCCGGGGCAGCCGGTGCGCTACGTCCTCGGCCTGCGCGCGAACCTGGGCGCGGTGGTCTTCACCCTGGGTCTCTACGCGGAGGCGGAGCGGCAGCTGCGCGAGGCCCTGACTTTGTCCCAGGCGCAATTCCCTCCAGGCTCCACCTACCGCGTGCGCACGGGCAACAACCTGGCCCTGGCGATCATCAACCAGGGCCGCATGGCGGAGGCGCTCACGCTGCTCGACGCGCTGGAGGCGGAGCGGGAGGCGGCGACCCTGGATGGGCGCAAGGATCCCATCTTCGCCCAGCCGCCGCTGAACGCGACGGAGGTCCACCTGCGCATGGGCCGGCCGGACCTGGCCGTCGCGTCCGCGAAGCGCGCGGTGGCCATCCTCCGGGACATGGGCGCGGAGGCCGACCTGGGCTACGCCCTGCGCAACCTGGCCAGTACGCTCGCACGGGCAGGGCAGCTCTCCGAGGGCTGGCGCGCGGCCCAGGAGGCCCTGGCCCTGCACCAGAAGCTCGCGGGGGCGACCGCGCCGCCGTACCCCGAACTGGGGCAGACGCTGGGAGAGCTGGCCCTGGAGCGCGGCGACGCGGACGGTGCCTGCGGGTGGCTGGGCGAGGCCCTGGCGCAGTGGGAGAAGACGGAGGCGCCGCCCCTGGAGCTGGCCGTCATCCGCTTCACCCTGGCGCTCGCCCTGCGCAAGGCCCACCGCGAGCCGGAGCGGGCCCGGGCCCTGGTGACCGCCGCCCGCGACGCCGTGCTCCCCACCCCGGAGCCCCGCGTGCTGCGGCTGTCCGAACTGGAGGCCTTCCTGCGCGAGCGGTGA
- the dnaB gene encoding replicative DNA helicase, which translates to MQNVLDGREGRRVHEDLAAERAVLGAVLADNGLITPVAEVIHADDFSSPSHAQIFAAMMRLDAQSKQVDHLTLAEELKILGQLVAVGGPAYLMGLDQVVPLAANAVQYAHIVKDQALRRRLANVGREIQDLASQETGELEVLLDEAERKVFLLAEKKREGDLRPVSELMEQTLDLLDKMKAASTGVTGLSTGFIDLDMQLTGLHAGELIILAARPGIGKTSLAMNIAVHAALKEDKAVGIFSLEMPADQLLMRLLASTARVDMKKLRGGRLSPHDEEKFQEMAGALYNAPIYIDDSGGLSPFDLRAKARRVKQKDPRLSLIVIDYLQLMHQKGKVESRQLEVAEISRALKQLAKELSVPIIALSQLNRKVEERKGGKPMLSDLRESGSIEQDADVVMFIHREDQDEGEGGEGGGGGGGGGGGGGGGGAVIPVELIVAKQRNGPIGSVDMVFLSEFTRFESRARGD; encoded by the coding sequence ATGCAGAACGTCCTGGACGGTAGGGAAGGTCGGCGGGTCCATGAGGATCTCGCCGCGGAGCGCGCGGTGCTCGGCGCCGTGCTGGCGGACAACGGGCTCATCACGCCCGTGGCGGAGGTCATCCACGCGGATGACTTCTCCAGTCCCTCGCACGCGCAGATCTTCGCCGCGATGATGCGGCTGGACGCGCAGAGCAAGCAGGTGGACCACCTGACGCTCGCGGAGGAGCTGAAGATCCTCGGGCAGCTCGTCGCGGTGGGCGGCCCCGCGTACCTGATGGGGTTGGACCAGGTCGTCCCGCTGGCGGCCAACGCCGTGCAGTACGCCCACATCGTCAAGGACCAAGCGCTGCGCCGGCGCCTGGCCAACGTGGGCCGGGAGATCCAGGACCTGGCCAGCCAGGAGACGGGCGAACTGGAGGTCCTGCTCGACGAGGCGGAGCGCAAGGTCTTCCTCCTCGCGGAGAAGAAGCGCGAAGGCGACCTGCGGCCCGTCAGCGAGCTGATGGAGCAGACGCTCGACCTGCTGGACAAGATGAAGGCCGCGTCCACGGGTGTGACGGGCCTGTCCACGGGCTTCATCGACCTGGACATGCAGCTGACCGGCCTGCATGCGGGTGAGCTCATCATCCTCGCGGCGCGTCCCGGCATCGGCAAGACGTCGCTCGCGATGAACATCGCGGTGCACGCGGCGCTCAAGGAGGACAAGGCGGTCGGCATCTTCAGCCTGGAAATGCCCGCGGATCAGCTCCTCATGCGTCTGCTCGCGTCCACGGCGCGCGTGGACATGAAGAAGCTGCGAGGCGGCCGGCTGTCGCCGCACGACGAGGAGAAGTTCCAGGAGATGGCGGGCGCGCTCTACAACGCGCCCATCTACATCGACGACTCCGGCGGCCTCTCCCCGTTCGACCTGCGCGCCAAGGCGCGGCGCGTGAAGCAGAAGGATCCGCGCCTGTCGCTCATCGTCATCGACTACCTCCAGCTCATGCACCAGAAGGGCAAGGTGGAGAGCCGCCAGTTGGAGGTCGCGGAGATCTCCCGTGCGCTCAAGCAGCTGGCCAAGGAGCTGTCGGTGCCCATCATCGCGCTCAGCCAGCTCAACCGGAAGGTGGAGGAGCGCAAGGGCGGCAAGCCCATGCTGTCGGACCTGCGTGAGTCCGGCTCCATCGAGCAGGACGCCGACGTGGTGATGTTCATCCACCGCGAGGATCAGGACGAGGGCGAAGGCGGTGAGGGCGGCGGCGGCGGAGGAGGTGGCGGCGGGGGTGGTGGCGGAGGCGGCGCGGTCATTCCCGTGGAGCTCATCGTCGCCAAGCAGCGAAACGGCCCCATCGGCTCCGTGGACATGGTGTTCCTGTCGGAGTTCACCCGCTTCGAGAGCCGCGCCCGGGGCGACTGA
- the thiE gene encoding thiamine phosphate synthase yields MNVPPRPPLPHGPYLLCDDSLRPELSLVEKAERLLAGGARVLQLRMKHTPPREALAAARAVVARCRQAGALCLLNDRVDLALLADAHGVHVGDEDLPPEAARELLGPGRLVGVTARGTQGALAALAAGADYVGVGPLFGTTTKQVQAPVLGLEAFKRVVAQSPLPVVGIGGVGLANIARVAATGAHGAAVVSDALLAQDIAERVRLLAEAFDRGARGASLETG; encoded by the coding sequence ATGAACGTCCCGCCCCGTCCCCCACTTCCCCACGGCCCGTACCTGCTGTGCGACGACAGCCTCCGCCCGGAGCTGTCCCTGGTGGAGAAGGCCGAGCGCCTGCTGGCCGGTGGCGCCCGGGTGCTGCAGCTGCGCATGAAGCACACGCCGCCCCGGGAGGCCCTGGCCGCGGCCCGGGCGGTGGTGGCCCGCTGCCGGCAGGCGGGCGCGCTGTGCCTGCTCAACGACCGGGTGGACCTGGCGCTCCTGGCGGACGCGCACGGGGTGCACGTGGGGGACGAGGACCTGCCCCCGGAGGCGGCGCGGGAGCTGCTGGGGCCCGGCCGGCTCGTGGGCGTCACCGCGCGGGGCACGCAAGGGGCCCTGGCGGCCCTGGCGGCCGGGGCGGACTACGTGGGCGTGGGGCCCCTGTTCGGCACCACGACGAAGCAGGTCCAGGCCCCGGTGCTGGGGCTGGAGGCGTTCAAGCGGGTGGTGGCGCAGAGCCCGCTGCCGGTGGTGGGCATTGGCGGGGTGGGGCTCGCCAACATCGCCCGGGTGGCGGCGACGGGGGCGCACGGCGCGGCGGTGGTGTCGGATGCCCTGCTTGCCCAGGACATCGCCGAGCGGGTGCGGCTGCTGGCGGAGGCCTTTGACAGGGGCGCCCGGGGGGCTAGCCTCGAAACAGGGTAG
- a CDS encoding bifunctional hydroxymethylpyrimidine kinase/phosphomethylpyrimidine kinase, protein MRPRVLLLAGLEPTGRAGLLADVAAVRARGGDAVAVPSAQTAQGTHTFAVVPAAPRMLTAQVTAAREWGPLHAVKWGVVPGPSQLATARAALKGTDAWWVVDPVVRSSRGQVLSRLSPRHYLALAGPRVVVTPNLEEAAWLLGRPPLGTVEEAQEAAEALCRVGFGAVLVKGGHLPQGQGLADVLAFSGRTLVMRGRRLKRPPERRGTGCRLASALAAELGRGTGPEAAVRAAREHVTRYLRTGRD, encoded by the coding sequence GTGAGGCCGCGCGTCCTGCTGCTGGCGGGCCTGGAGCCCACGGGCAGGGCCGGGCTGCTGGCGGACGTCGCCGCGGTGCGCGCGCGCGGCGGCGACGCGGTGGCGGTGCCGTCGGCCCAGACGGCGCAGGGGACGCACACCTTCGCCGTGGTGCCCGCGGCGCCCCGCATGCTGACGGCGCAGGTGACCGCGGCGCGCGAGTGGGGCCCGCTGCACGCGGTGAAGTGGGGCGTGGTGCCCGGCCCGTCGCAGCTCGCCACCGCGCGGGCCGCGCTCAAGGGCACCGACGCGTGGTGGGTGGTGGATCCGGTGGTGCGCTCGTCGCGCGGCCAGGTGCTGTCGCGCCTGTCGCCCCGGCACTACCTGGCGCTGGCGGGTCCGCGCGTGGTGGTGACGCCCAACCTGGAGGAGGCGGCGTGGCTGCTGGGCCGGCCCCCGCTGGGCACGGTGGAGGAGGCGCAGGAGGCCGCGGAGGCCCTCTGCCGGGTGGGCTTTGGCGCGGTGCTGGTGAAGGGCGGGCACCTGCCGCAGGGGCAGGGCCTGGCGGACGTGCTGGCCTTCTCCGGCCGCACGCTGGTGATGCGGGGACGCCGGCTCAAGCGGCCCCCGGAGCGCCGGGGCACGGGCTGCCGGCTGGCGTCCGCGCTGGCGGCGGAGCTGGGCCGGGGCACGGGGCCGGAGGCCGCGGTGCGGGCCGCGCGCGAGCACGTCACGCGCTACCTGCGCACCGGCCGCGACTGA